One segment of Solanum stenotomum isolate F172 chromosome 1, ASM1918654v1, whole genome shotgun sequence DNA contains the following:
- the LOC125871260 gene encoding uncharacterized protein At4g22758-like, with the protein MMPSPRTHRRGNDEKNRKDMRLSEKSKSFHGQSSGSSKTEVLRRPKTVPDLLAGGRNSARESTAVNIRPMKLTKLLINVTIQRSVGPVQVLISLESTVADLIAAALRQYSKEGRRPVLSSVDAADYDLHYSQFSLESLEREENLNALGSRNFFMCPKNVASTTSSLSCGKQADTTTKIPLPWLKFMDFLL; encoded by the exons ATGATGCCGTCACCGAGAACTCACCGGCGAGGTAACGACGAGAAGAATCGAAAGGATATGAGGTTATCGGAGAAATCCAAGTCGTTTCACGGCCAGAGTTCAGGGAGCAGTAAAACGGAGGTGCTCCGGAGGCCGAAGACGGTACCGGACTTACTCGCCGGCGGTAGAAATTCCGCCCGTGAATCGACGGCGGTGAATATCCGTCCGATGAAATTGACGAAGTTGCTGATAAATGTAACGATTCAAAGGAGTGTTGGACCTGTACAGGTACTAATATCGTTGGAATCGACGGTAGCAGATCTCATCGCCGCCGCTTTACGGCAGTACTCGAAGGAAGGAAGACGGCCGGTGCTTTCCTCCGTCGACGCCGCCGATTACGATCTTCATTACTCGCAGTTCAGCTTAGAAA GTTTGGAGAGGGAAGAAAATCTCAATGCATTGGGATCAAGAAATTTCTTTATGTGCCCAAAAAATGTTGCTTCAACGACGTCGTCTTTAAGTTGTGGGAAACAAGCTGATACAACTACCAAGATACCTTTGCCATGGCTAAAATTCATGGATTTtttattgtga